In Prunus dulcis chromosome 1, ALMONDv2, whole genome shotgun sequence, the following are encoded in one genomic region:
- the LOC117628064 gene encoding uncharacterized protein LOC117628064 isoform X8, whose product MEAEEDAERLLRRTEKRAFAAFKISFHEISSSLSACIVCTHWIITSLSSPSSLLSSLTNEHKAASLADSSPASVPLPLRVEPKQKSGIRQQDLLKKVIEIKPKRHKVSSRSDGNQSHPNLIVSASTNLESENDQVKDKVHVSSSHRIKGESEGKTMLGLAYASSDNEED is encoded by the exons ATGGAAGCTGAGGAGGATGCAGAGCGCCTCCTTCGTCGCACCGAGAAGCGAGCATTTGCTGCATTTAAGATATCCTTTCATGAAATTTCTTCTAGCCTCTCTGCATGCATAGTCTGCAC ACATTGGATTATTacatctctctcctctccctcttctctcttgTCTTCCTTAACCAATGAACACAAAGCTGCAAGTCTGGCAGATTCTTCACCTGCATCGGTTCCCTTGCCACTTCGTGTTGAGCCCAAGCAAAAGAGTGGGATCAG ACAGCAAGATCTACTGAAAAAGGTCATCGAAATTAAACCCAAGCGGCATAAAGTTTCAAGCAGATCTGATGGTAATCAGTCCCACCCAAATTTGATTGTTAGTGCTTCGACAAATCTTGAGTCTGAAAATGACCAAGTGAAGGACAAAGTGCATGTGTCGTCGTCACACAGAATAAAGGGCGAGTCTGAAGGGAAAACTATGTTAGGATTAGCATATGCAAGTTCTGACAATGAAGAGGATTAA
- the LOC117628064 gene encoding uncharacterized protein LOC117628064 isoform X6, translating into MKTSHSNAWLPRCKRLQENVEDTFMAEAMEAEEDAERLLRRTEKRAFAAFKISFHEISSSLSACIVCTHWIITSLSSPSSLLSSLTNEHKAASLADSSPASVPLPLRVEPKQKSGIRQQDLLKKVIEIKPKRHKVSSRSDGNQSHPNLIVSASTNLESENDQVKDKVHVSSSHRIKGESEGKTMLGLAYASSDNEED; encoded by the exons ATGAAGACATCACATTCCAACGCATGGTTGCCAAG ATGCAAGAGGTTGCAGGAGAACGTGGAGGATACCTTCATGGCCGAGGCg ATGGAAGCTGAGGAGGATGCAGAGCGCCTCCTTCGTCGCACCGAGAAGCGAGCATTTGCTGCATTTAAGATATCCTTTCATGAAATTTCTTCTAGCCTCTCTGCATGCATAGTCTGCAC ACATTGGATTATTacatctctctcctctccctcttctctcttgTCTTCCTTAACCAATGAACACAAAGCTGCAAGTCTGGCAGATTCTTCACCTGCATCGGTTCCCTTGCCACTTCGTGTTGAGCCCAAGCAAAAGAGTGGGATCAG ACAGCAAGATCTACTGAAAAAGGTCATCGAAATTAAACCCAAGCGGCATAAAGTTTCAAGCAGATCTGATGGTAATCAGTCCCACCCAAATTTGATTGTTAGTGCTTCGACAAATCTTGAGTCTGAAAATGACCAAGTGAAGGACAAAGTGCATGTGTCGTCGTCACACAGAATAAAGGGCGAGTCTGAAGGGAAAACTATGTTAGGATTAGCATATGCAAGTTCTGACAATGAAGAGGATTAA
- the LOC117628064 gene encoding uncharacterized protein LOC117628064 isoform X7 yields MAGREVREYTNLSDPKDKKWGKGKDKIDDEDITFQRMVAKMEAEEDAERLLRRTEKRAFAAFKKAASLADSSPASVPLPLRVEPKQKSGIRQQDLLKKVIEIKPKRHKVSSRSDGNQSHPNLIVSASTNLESENDQVKDKVHVSSSHRIKGESEGKTMLGLAYASSDNEED; encoded by the exons ATGGCAGGCAGAGAAGTTCGAGAGTACACCAATCTCTCCGACccaaaag ATAAGAAATGGGGGAAAGGGAAAGATAAGATAGACGATGAAGACATCACATTCCAACGCATGGTTGCCAAG ATGGAAGCTGAGGAGGATGCAGAGCGCCTCCTTCGTCGCACCGAGAAGCGAGCATTTGCTGCATTTAAG AAAGCTGCAAGTCTGGCAGATTCTTCACCTGCATCGGTTCCCTTGCCACTTCGTGTTGAGCCCAAGCAAAAGAGTGGGATCAG ACAGCAAGATCTACTGAAAAAGGTCATCGAAATTAAACCCAAGCGGCATAAAGTTTCAAGCAGATCTGATGGTAATCAGTCCCACCCAAATTTGATTGTTAGTGCTTCGACAAATCTTGAGTCTGAAAATGACCAAGTGAAGGACAAAGTGCATGTGTCGTCGTCACACAGAATAAAGGGCGAGTCTGAAGGGAAAACTATGTTAGGATTAGCATATGCAAGTTCTGACAATGAAGAGGATTAA
- the LOC117628064 gene encoding uncharacterized protein LOC117628064 isoform X4, whose protein sequence is MAGREVREYTNLSDPKDKKWGKGKDKIDDEDITFQRMVAKMEAEEDAERLLRRTEKRAFAAFKISFHEISSSLSACIVCTHWIITSLSSPSSLLSSLTNEHKAASLADSSPASVPLPLRVEPKQKSGIRQQDLLKKVIEIKPKRHKVSSRSDGNQSHPNLIVSASTNLESENDQVKDKVHVSSSHRIKGESEGKTMLGLAYASSDNEED, encoded by the exons ATGGCAGGCAGAGAAGTTCGAGAGTACACCAATCTCTCCGACccaaaag ATAAGAAATGGGGGAAAGGGAAAGATAAGATAGACGATGAAGACATCACATTCCAACGCATGGTTGCCAAG ATGGAAGCTGAGGAGGATGCAGAGCGCCTCCTTCGTCGCACCGAGAAGCGAGCATTTGCTGCATTTAAGATATCCTTTCATGAAATTTCTTCTAGCCTCTCTGCATGCATAGTCTGCAC ACATTGGATTATTacatctctctcctctccctcttctctcttgTCTTCCTTAACCAATGAACACAAAGCTGCAAGTCTGGCAGATTCTTCACCTGCATCGGTTCCCTTGCCACTTCGTGTTGAGCCCAAGCAAAAGAGTGGGATCAG ACAGCAAGATCTACTGAAAAAGGTCATCGAAATTAAACCCAAGCGGCATAAAGTTTCAAGCAGATCTGATGGTAATCAGTCCCACCCAAATTTGATTGTTAGTGCTTCGACAAATCTTGAGTCTGAAAATGACCAAGTGAAGGACAAAGTGCATGTGTCGTCGTCACACAGAATAAAGGGCGAGTCTGAAGGGAAAACTATGTTAGGATTAGCATATGCAAGTTCTGACAATGAAGAGGATTAA
- the LOC117628064 gene encoding uncharacterized protein LOC117628064 isoform X3, giving the protein MKTSHSNAWLPRCKRLQENVEDTFMAEAFEYTALDSDDLLYLKEQMEAEEDAERLLRRTEKRAFAAFKISFHEISSSLSACIVCTHWIITSLSSPSSLLSSLTNEHKAASLADSSPASVPLPLRVEPKQKSGIRQQDLLKKVIEIKPKRHKVSSRSDGNQSHPNLIVSASTNLESENDQVKDKVHVSSSHRIKGESEGKTMLGLAYASSDNEED; this is encoded by the exons ATGAAGACATCACATTCCAACGCATGGTTGCCAAG ATGCAAGAGGTTGCAGGAGAACGTGGAGGATACCTTCATGGCCGAGGCg TTTGAGTATACAGCCTTGGACAGTGATGACCTACTATATCTCAAGGAGCAGATGGAAGCTGAGGAGGATGCAGAGCGCCTCCTTCGTCGCACCGAGAAGCGAGCATTTGCTGCATTTAAGATATCCTTTCATGAAATTTCTTCTAGCCTCTCTGCATGCATAGTCTGCAC ACATTGGATTATTacatctctctcctctccctcttctctcttgTCTTCCTTAACCAATGAACACAAAGCTGCAAGTCTGGCAGATTCTTCACCTGCATCGGTTCCCTTGCCACTTCGTGTTGAGCCCAAGCAAAAGAGTGGGATCAG ACAGCAAGATCTACTGAAAAAGGTCATCGAAATTAAACCCAAGCGGCATAAAGTTTCAAGCAGATCTGATGGTAATCAGTCCCACCCAAATTTGATTGTTAGTGCTTCGACAAATCTTGAGTCTGAAAATGACCAAGTGAAGGACAAAGTGCATGTGTCGTCGTCACACAGAATAAAGGGCGAGTCTGAAGGGAAAACTATGTTAGGATTAGCATATGCAAGTTCTGACAATGAAGAGGATTAA
- the LOC117628064 gene encoding uncharacterized protein LOC117628064 isoform X1, whose protein sequence is MAGREVREYTNLSDPKDKKWGKGKDKIDDEDITFQRMVAKMQEVAGERGGYLHGRGALDSDDLLYLKEQMEAEEDAERLLRRTEKRAFAAFKISFHEISSSLSACIVCTHWIITSLSSPSSLLSSLTNEHKAASLADSSPASVPLPLRVEPKQKSGIRQQDLLKKVIEIKPKRHKVSSRSDGNQSHPNLIVSASTNLESENDQVKDKVHVSSSHRIKGESEGKTMLGLAYASSDNEED, encoded by the exons ATGGCAGGCAGAGAAGTTCGAGAGTACACCAATCTCTCCGACccaaaag ATAAGAAATGGGGGAAAGGGAAAGATAAGATAGACGATGAAGACATCACATTCCAACGCATGGTTGCCAAG ATGCAAGAGGTTGCAGGAGAACGTGGAGGATACCTTCATGGCCGAGGCg CCTTGGACAGTGATGACCTACTATATCTCAAGGAGCAGATGGAAGCTGAGGAGGATGCAGAGCGCCTCCTTCGTCGCACCGAGAAGCGAGCATTTGCTGCATTTAAGATATCCTTTCATGAAATTTCTTCTAGCCTCTCTGCATGCATAGTCTGCAC ACATTGGATTATTacatctctctcctctccctcttctctcttgTCTTCCTTAACCAATGAACACAAAGCTGCAAGTCTGGCAGATTCTTCACCTGCATCGGTTCCCTTGCCACTTCGTGTTGAGCCCAAGCAAAAGAGTGGGATCAG ACAGCAAGATCTACTGAAAAAGGTCATCGAAATTAAACCCAAGCGGCATAAAGTTTCAAGCAGATCTGATGGTAATCAGTCCCACCCAAATTTGATTGTTAGTGCTTCGACAAATCTTGAGTCTGAAAATGACCAAGTGAAGGACAAAGTGCATGTGTCGTCGTCACACAGAATAAAGGGCGAGTCTGAAGGGAAAACTATGTTAGGATTAGCATATGCAAGTTCTGACAATGAAGAGGATTAA
- the LOC117628064 gene encoding uncharacterized protein LOC117628064 isoform X2, protein MKTSHSNAWLPRDLGFFYWVVDASQMQEVAGERGGYLHGRGALDSDDLLYLKEQMEAEEDAERLLRRTEKRAFAAFKISFHEISSSLSACIVCTHWIITSLSSPSSLLSSLTNEHKAASLADSSPASVPLPLRVEPKQKSGIRQQDLLKKVIEIKPKRHKVSSRSDGNQSHPNLIVSASTNLESENDQVKDKVHVSSSHRIKGESEGKTMLGLAYASSDNEED, encoded by the exons ATGAAGACATCACATTCCAACGCATGGTTGCCAAG GGATCTTGGCTTCTTCTACTGGGTGGTTGATGCAAGCCAGATGCAAGAGGTTGCAGGAGAACGTGGAGGATACCTTCATGGCCGAGGCg CCTTGGACAGTGATGACCTACTATATCTCAAGGAGCAGATGGAAGCTGAGGAGGATGCAGAGCGCCTCCTTCGTCGCACCGAGAAGCGAGCATTTGCTGCATTTAAGATATCCTTTCATGAAATTTCTTCTAGCCTCTCTGCATGCATAGTCTGCAC ACATTGGATTATTacatctctctcctctccctcttctctcttgTCTTCCTTAACCAATGAACACAAAGCTGCAAGTCTGGCAGATTCTTCACCTGCATCGGTTCCCTTGCCACTTCGTGTTGAGCCCAAGCAAAAGAGTGGGATCAG ACAGCAAGATCTACTGAAAAAGGTCATCGAAATTAAACCCAAGCGGCATAAAGTTTCAAGCAGATCTGATGGTAATCAGTCCCACCCAAATTTGATTGTTAGTGCTTCGACAAATCTTGAGTCTGAAAATGACCAAGTGAAGGACAAAGTGCATGTGTCGTCGTCACACAGAATAAAGGGCGAGTCTGAAGGGAAAACTATGTTAGGATTAGCATATGCAAGTTCTGACAATGAAGAGGATTAA
- the LOC117628064 gene encoding uncharacterized protein LOC117628064 isoform X5: MAGREVREYTNLSDPKDKKWGKGKDKIDDEDITFQRMVAKMQEVAGERGGYLHGRGALDSDDLLYLKEQMEAEEDAERLLRRTEKRAFAAFKKAASLADSSPASVPLPLRVEPKQKSGIRQQDLLKKVIEIKPKRHKVSSRSDGNQSHPNLIVSASTNLESENDQVKDKVHVSSSHRIKGESEGKTMLGLAYASSDNEED, translated from the exons ATGGCAGGCAGAGAAGTTCGAGAGTACACCAATCTCTCCGACccaaaag ATAAGAAATGGGGGAAAGGGAAAGATAAGATAGACGATGAAGACATCACATTCCAACGCATGGTTGCCAAG ATGCAAGAGGTTGCAGGAGAACGTGGAGGATACCTTCATGGCCGAGGCg CCTTGGACAGTGATGACCTACTATATCTCAAGGAGCAGATGGAAGCTGAGGAGGATGCAGAGCGCCTCCTTCGTCGCACCGAGAAGCGAGCATTTGCTGCATTTAAG AAAGCTGCAAGTCTGGCAGATTCTTCACCTGCATCGGTTCCCTTGCCACTTCGTGTTGAGCCCAAGCAAAAGAGTGGGATCAG ACAGCAAGATCTACTGAAAAAGGTCATCGAAATTAAACCCAAGCGGCATAAAGTTTCAAGCAGATCTGATGGTAATCAGTCCCACCCAAATTTGATTGTTAGTGCTTCGACAAATCTTGAGTCTGAAAATGACCAAGTGAAGGACAAAGTGCATGTGTCGTCGTCACACAGAATAAAGGGCGAGTCTGAAGGGAAAACTATGTTAGGATTAGCATATGCAAGTTCTGACAATGAAGAGGATTAA